Within Desulfomicrobium escambiense DSM 10707, the genomic segment AGGCGGAAGCGGTAGAGGTTTTGGCTGAAAGAGTAGAGGGAAAGGCGCTTGGTGACCATGGACGGCGTGAAGCGCTGCAGGGTTCCGCGCTCCGTTGGCAGCAGGTCGGAATAGAAGCCCCCGCCGCCCTGGGCGCCGGGCGAGTCCTGGCGGATGAACACGCCCTGGCTGTCGGACACCCACTGCCTGGTCAGGATGATCTGGCGGGTCAGCACGCGGGCCTGGTTGATCATCTGCGTCCAGGCCTGCCGCTCCTCGGCCATGGCCTGCCAGAAGAAGATGATCCCCAGCAGTGGCACGACGATGCAGATGATGGACGAGACGAACTTGAGCTGCAAGGAGCCCTTGAATGCGCGCATGGTGAGCCCTCCGACCATGCAAATGATCCGAGAAGCGTCTGTTCGTCAATGCCCTGGTCTTCGTTTCGGTCCGTTGTTTGCAGTGAGACGTCCCGAACATGTCGACGGGAAGAGTTTGCAGTCAGAAAGCGGGAAAGAAAATTATCCCGTTGTGGTGAAGCAGTCTGATGTGTTCGTGATGTTTCGTATTTTTTTCCGTATGACTTTGACAAAAATTTGGCGAACTCGCACGGGGGTAAAGTGAGTAGAAGCACTCGGCATTCAGGAATGATCGTTATCCTCTCTCAGGCCTTTCCGTTGGATCACTGGGTTGTACTGCGTGCAGTGGTGCACACTGGTTTCCTCCTGGCCATGCTGGTTCTCATGCCGGGTAGGGTCGATGCATGGCAGGGACGAGTCGTCAATGTCTTGGACGGTGACACTGTAGAGGTCATGAATTGCAACGGGAAAATTGTTCGCATTCATTTGTACGGAGTGGAGGCGCCGCGCAAGACCCAGTATTTCGGCGATGAGTGTACGCAGTATTTTGCACGGCTGGTCGAAAGCAAGTCGATTCATGTCATCAACGTCGGGCGCGATCTGCTTGGCCGCATGCGCAGTCTGGTCTGGATCGAGGGCATGAGTGTCAACGAAGAGATGGTCCGGGCCGGGTACGCATGGGTCAGCAATCCGGTGGGGTTGTCTCCGTCCTGCGAAAAATGGATGGGCGTGCAGGTCGTAGCCAGGGAAAACAGGGCGGGTTTATGGCAAGAGCTCCAGCAATGTCTGGCCCGGGGGCGTGTGCCGGACCTGCCGCCGAGCTGCCCGATTTATTAGCCTTCGGGACAAGCCGTTCCCGGAGGGTTGTTGCCCCCCGACGCTGCCTGCCGACAGGAGTTTCGAGCAACGTGGTGAAATCCCGGATGAGTGCCGGCCGAGTTGTCGAGGCGGTCCTGTGCCGAAGCGGAAACACGCTGGCCAGATCGACTTCACGGAAAGTCTGCACAACGAAGCGCCCCGCACATGCGGGGCGCTTGCTTTCGTCCGGCGGATGCCGTGCCTCTGCCGGCGCGTCTTGTGATAAGGCTTGCTAGATCTTGATTTTCGCCTTGCGGATGAAGAGGTCCGCGAGGATGCCTATGCCGAAGGCCCAGGCCATGTTCGGGACGGCGAGAGAAATGCCGCTGATCAGCAGGGCGACGAAATACTCCTCGTTGGCCTTCAGGCTCCTGACGAGGGGGCACAGTTCGAGGCCGGCGAAGATCAGCAGAACGCCCAGCACGGAGTTGGGGATAAGCGTCAGGAA encodes:
- a CDS encoding thermonuclease family protein; this encodes MIVILSQAFPLDHWVVLRAVVHTGFLLAMLVLMPGRVDAWQGRVVNVLDGDTVEVMNCNGKIVRIHLYGVEAPRKTQYFGDECTQYFARLVESKSIHVINVGRDLLGRMRSLVWIEGMSVNEEMVRAGYAWVSNPVGLSPSCEKWMGVQVVARENRAGLWQELQQCLARGRVPDLPPSCPIY